The Oecophyllibacter saccharovorans sequence CATTGGGCACCACCAGCCCCTGAATGGGCGAGTTCGTGCCCGGCAGCATGGTGGAGACACCCGTGCGCAGGTTGACCAGGGCCTGTGAGCCGTTGTTCTGGTTCTGCCCCTGCGTCACGTGCACATGGCCGACCAGCCGCGCAAGCTCCGGCCCGAAGAGATAGACGCCGCGGTCACCGGTGGCGGTCTGTGTCTGGGTGCGCACCACCACGTGGCCCCAGCCATAGGCGCGGTCCATGTTCGAGCCGTTGGTGCTCTTGGGCGGCGGCAGCCCGCGCCGGCGCGCGATCTCGGCCTGCCTGCGGTCAGCGGCATCGCGCTGGGCCTTCTGCAGGTCCGACATGCCGAAGGATTCCATGATGTCGGCGGTGACGCGCTTGCCGTCATTGGTGGTCAGGGAGGCATTGCCGCGCCCCACTGATATCCTGGCCTTGGGATAATATTCCATGAGATCGCGCGCCGTCATGACATCCTGGGGCGTCATGACCTTGAGGTGCTGGCCGGTCATCAGCATGAGGGCGCGGTCGACGTCATAAATGCCGTGGTCGCCCCAGGCCTGGTCCTTGAGATTGTAGACATGCACATGCCCGCGCGCCTCGATGCGGTAGAGCTCCAGGCTGCCGCCCAGCGGGTCTTCGCTGGCAGTGGACGACGGGGCTGCCGCCTGGCCGGGCGGGGGCGCTTTTTTGCGCAGGTAGCCGATCAGCACGTCTCCGTCGAGCGTGGTGTCGCCCCGCACCGCGCGCGCGCCGCCGATCAGTGTCACGGTCTGGCGGTTGTGGTCGTAGATCTCCTGGCCTTTCCAGTAGAGGTGGACCGGCTGGCCGTGCGAGGCATCGGCAGGTGACTTGTTGTCGGAACCACTGCTGGGCATGGCATTGTCAGTGGTGGGGCCGGGGCTACCTGCAGGTTCAGCACTCGGTTGTGCCGGGGCGGCGTGCGCGTTTGAGATGAGCGCTTCCACACCGCACAGCCCTGCACGGCCCAGCCCCACACTGCACAGCAATGTCAGCCCCAGCAGGCCCGCCCGGCGCAGGTCAGGCCGGGCCACTGAACGGGCTACGGAAAAACATGCTGCGGAAAAGGGAGAAAGCGTTCTCGGCGAGGGGATCATGGCTGTTTCGGTCTCCCGGCAGAAGAAGCGGCGCCCGGCACTGTGAGAGAGGAC is a genomic window containing:
- a CDS encoding LptA/OstA family protein codes for the protein MIPSPRTLSPFSAACFSVARSVARPDLRRAGLLGLTLLCSVGLGRAGLCGVEALISNAHAAPAQPSAEPAGSPGPTTDNAMPSSGSDNKSPADASHGQPVHLYWKGQEIYDHNRQTVTLIGGARAVRGDTTLDGDVLIGYLRKKAPPPGQAAAPSSTASEDPLGGSLELYRIEARGHVHVYNLKDQAWGDHGIYDVDRALMLMTGQHLKVMTPQDVMTARDLMEYYPKARISVGRGNASLTTNDGKRVTADIMESFGMSDLQKAQRDAADRRQAEIARRRGLPPPKSTNGSNMDRAYGWGHVVVRTQTQTATGDRGVYLFGPELARLVGHVHVTQGQNQNNGSQALVNLRTGVSTMLPGTNSPIQGLVVPNEASSNENQNKTQGGSRK